Proteins from a genomic interval of Lycium ferocissimum isolate CSIRO_LF1 chromosome 2, AGI_CSIRO_Lferr_CH_V1, whole genome shotgun sequence:
- the LOC132037861 gene encoding UDP-glycosyltransferase 90A1-like, which translates to MASPHSTIHVVLFPFMSKGHIIPIFDLARLLLDRKISITIFTTHANRPFFCDSLSDTNINIIDIPFPQNIEGIPPGVESTDKLPSMSLFSTFANATKSMKSHFEKALESLPPVTFMITDGFLGWTLDSANKFGIPRLVYFGISTFATSLSRSSSVLLRTELSDDDLFEVPDFPWIKLTRNDFDSPLRDREPKGSLFELRVETGIATSKSYALLVNSFYELESLYINYFNSKFSPKALCVGPFCAAVEPQKSQLERLEKPSYIKWLDGMLEQGKSVLYVAFGTQAEISFEQYREITNGLEKSEVNFLWVVRKSIDDVNEGFENRVENRGLVVTEWVDQREILNHGSVQGFLSHCGWNSVIESICAKVPILAWPMMAEQHLNARMVVEEIKIGLRVETCDGSVRGFVKCEGLEKPIRELMEGEKGKEARKKVEDIGEAAINAVKEGGSSWKMLNELIHELTATRQV; encoded by the coding sequence ATGGCTTCTCCTCATTCTACTATTCATGTTGTTCTGTTCCCTTTCATGTCCAAAGGCCATATTATTCCTATCTTCGACCTTGCTCGCCTTCTACTCGATCGCAAAATTTCAATTACCATCTTTACCACTCATGCAAATCGCCCTTTTTTCTGCGATTCCCTTTCAGacaccaacatcaatatcatCGACATCCCTTTTCCTCAAAACATTGAAGGAATTCCACCAGGTGTTGAAAGTACTGATAAACTTCCATCCATGTCCCTTTTTTCTACCTTTGCCAACGCCACCAAATCCATGAAATCCCATTTCGAAAAGGCCTTAGAGTCTCTTCCGCCAGTTACTTTTATGATCACTGATGGCTTTCTTGGCTGGACTTTAGACTCTGCAAATAAATTTGGTATCCCAAGACTCGTTTATTTTGGAATAAGCACTTTTGCCACGTCCTTGTCGCGTTCCTCTAGTGTTCTTCTTCGGACAGAATTGTCGGATGATGATCTGTTTGAAGTTCCTGATTTCCCCTGGATTAAACTAACTAGGAATGACTTTGACTCACCCTTAAGAGACCGTGAACCCAAGGGCTCGCTTTTCGAGCTTCGTGTTGAGACAGGCATTGCCACCTCTAAAAGTTATGCTCTACTTGTCAACAGCTTTTACGAGCTTGAATCTCTTTATATTAACTATTTTAACAGTAAATTTAGTCCAAAAGCATTGTGTGTCGGACCATTTTGTGCAGCGGTCGAGCCACAAAAATCACAGTTGGAAAGGTTAGAGAAACCTTCATACATCAAATGGCTTGACGGGATGCTAGAACAGGGGAAATCAGTTTTATACGTGGCATTTGGGACCCAAGCGGAAATATCTTTTGAACAATATAGGGAAATTACAAATGGATTAGAGAAATCGGAAGTGAACTTTTTGTGGGTAGTCAGGAAAAGTATAGATGATGTCAATGAGGGGTTCGAAAACAGAGTTGAAAACAGGGGACTAGTGGTTACAGAGTGGGTTGATCAAAGAGAAATCTTGAACCACGGGAGCGTTCAAGGTTTTCTAAGCCACTGCGGTTGGAACTCAGTGATAGAGAGCATATGTGCAAAGGTGCCAATACTGGCATGGCCAATGATGGCAGAGCAACACCTAAATGCAAGAATGGTGGTGGAGGAAATCAAGATTGGGCTAAGAGTTGAGACGTGTGATGGATCAGTGAGAGGGTTCGTCAAGTGTGAAGGTTTGGAAAAGCCGATAAGGGAGTTGATGGAAGGAGAGAAAGGTAAAGAGGCAAGGAAGAAAGTGGAGGACATTGGAGAAGCAGCCATTAATGCAGTCAAAGAAGGTGGATCATCATGGAAAATGTTAAATGAGCTTATTCATGAATTAACTGCAACAAGACAGGTCTAA